Proteins encoded within one genomic window of Gambusia affinis linkage group LG09, SWU_Gaff_1.0, whole genome shotgun sequence:
- the si:ch73-335m24.2 gene encoding protein eva-1 homolog C isoform X2, translated as MIEAWSFFTSLGFLSLFLALKTPVALSGPDFSLYLHSILKNHTAHACEGDLLVIKCPSRTSVAVLSAFYGRRVPYKHLCPAPNTNITAEEEDTDCTSSTALEKVQSECQDEQSCHIPVLAPVFGPDPCPLTTKYLLVSYKCKPEHHHTRLVCENERLRLLCKNESVLAIYSATFGHLLHGSPNCPEEPGSKSDMECLSAVALRKVSRRCHGRENCSIFADTQTFGDPCFPGTRKHLRVSFTCVPRYLLEDVGRGSTDPFMISDLTHGLPERVALYFVSGICAGLVFLLCLFGLRSTLVRDVKDLVSDLNYQLKASRRHRKDLMDDLFDEDVSDTSSFHHLTQTYRTTETFSPSTLSVELVEREVQQTRAHPNGDIWPQLDSSPYAIHKIKTYSN; from the exons ATGATAGAGGCATGGAGTTTCTTCACATCTTtaggttttctttctctttttcttgctcTCAAGACGCCCGTTGCACTTTCGGGACCTGATTTCTCTC tgtATCTTCACAGTATTCTGAAGAACCACACGGCTCACGCTTGTGAGGGAGACCTGCTCGTCATCAAATGTCCCTCCAGGACATCTGTAGCTGTCCTATCGGCCTTCTATGGAAGACGTGTCCCTTATAAACACTTATGCCCTGcaccaaacacaaacatcacagcagaggaggaggacacAGATTGTACTTCCTCCACCGCTTTAGAG AAGGTGCAGTCGGAGTGTCAGGACGAGCAGTCATGTCACATTCCTGTCCTCGCTCCTGTATTTGGGCCGGATCCCTGTCCACTCACCACCAAGTACCTCTTGGTGTCCTACAAGTGCAAACCAG aacaCCATCACACAAGACTTGTGTGTGAAAACGAGCGTCTGAGGCTGTTGTGTAAAAACGAGTCTGTCCTCGCCATCTACTCTGCTACATTTGGACACCTGCTTCATGGAAGTCCCAACTGTCCTGAGGAACCAGGATCAAAATCCGACATGG AGTGTTTGTCAGCTGTGGCTCTGAGGAAGGTTTCCCGCAGGTGTCACGGCAGAGAAAACTGTTCAATCTTTGCAGATACTCAAACCTTCGGGGACCCTTGCTTTCCCGGCACCAGGAAACACCTGCGAGTCTCCTTCACTTGTG TGCCCAGATATCTTCTTGAAGATGTGGGTCGAGGGTCGACTGATCCCTTCATGATTTCAGACCTCACACATG GTCTCCCAGAGAGAGTGGCTCTGTACTTTGTCTCTGGTATTTGTGCCGGTCTGGTGTTCCTGCTCTGTCTGTTCGGGCTTCGCTCCACGCTGGTGAGAGATGTTAAAGATCTCGTTTCTGACCTGAACTATCAGCTGAAAGCCTCTCGCAGGCATCGCAAGGACCTCATGGATGACCTCTTTGACGAAGACGTCTCAGACACTTCGTCCTTCCACCACCTCACGCAGACCTACCGCACAACGGAGACTTTCAGCCCGTCCACCTTGTCAGTGGAACTGGTTGAGCGAGAAGTGCAGCAGACCAGAGCTCATCCCAACGGAGACATCTGGCCACAGCTGGACTCTAGTCCTTACGCCATTCACAAGATTAAAACGTACAGCAACTGA
- the urp1 gene encoding urotensin-related peptide 1, producing MLSAALFYLLALICSTTWTHALPVYPEPNVEPQADFIHKLVSEVEDAAEEEQREANNLYPLMMHQSDGRDSWTKGAKDSPPQGNFANMVEDLKEVVLKLAAADKLRSQGFVRSEQSLPKTNKRACFWKYCVTN from the exons ATGCTTTCTGCAGCTCTGTTTTACCTCTTAGCTCTGATTTGCTCTACAACATGGACGCACGCTCTGCCTGTTTATCCAGAACCCAACGTGGAACCACAAGCAG attTCATTCACAAGTTGGTGTCAGAGGTGGAAGACGCTGCTGAGGAGGAACAGAGAGAGGCGAATAACCTTTACCCTCTAATGATGCACCAGAGCGACGGGAGAGACTCCTGGACCAAAG GAGCAAAGGATTCACCACCACAGGGAAATTTTGCAAATATG gtgGAGGATCTTAAAGAAGTTGTCCTGAAGCTGGCTGCAGCAGACAAGCTGCGCTCTCAGGGCTTCGTCCGATCAGAGCAGAGtctgccaaaaacaaacaaaagag CGTGTTTCTGGAAATACTGTGTGACCAACTAG
- the si:ch73-335m24.2 gene encoding protein eva-1 homolog C isoform X1, producing the protein MIEAWSFFTSLGFLSLFLALKTPVALSGPDFSLYLHSILKNHTAHACEGDLLVIKCPSRTSVAVLSAFYGRRVPYKHLCPAPNTNITAEEEDTDCTSSTALEKVQSECQDEQSCHIPVLAPVFGPDPCPLTTKYLLVSYKCKPEHHHTRLVCENERLRLLCKNESVLAIYSATFGHLLHGSPNCPEEPGSKSDMECLSAVALRKVSRRCHGRENCSIFADTQTFGDPCFPGTRKHLRVSFTCVPRYLLEDVGRGSTDPFMISDLTHGGWYTGPTYRPQNVLFTNCLEIIEKLLGLPERVALYFVSGICAGLVFLLCLFGLRSTLVRDVKDLVSDLNYQLKASRRHRKDLMDDLFDEDVSDTSSFHHLTQTYRTTETFSPSTLSVELVEREVQQTRAHPNGDIWPQLDSSPYAIHKIKTYSN; encoded by the exons ATGATAGAGGCATGGAGTTTCTTCACATCTTtaggttttctttctctttttcttgctcTCAAGACGCCCGTTGCACTTTCGGGACCTGATTTCTCTC tgtATCTTCACAGTATTCTGAAGAACCACACGGCTCACGCTTGTGAGGGAGACCTGCTCGTCATCAAATGTCCCTCCAGGACATCTGTAGCTGTCCTATCGGCCTTCTATGGAAGACGTGTCCCTTATAAACACTTATGCCCTGcaccaaacacaaacatcacagcagaggaggaggacacAGATTGTACTTCCTCCACCGCTTTAGAG AAGGTGCAGTCGGAGTGTCAGGACGAGCAGTCATGTCACATTCCTGTCCTCGCTCCTGTATTTGGGCCGGATCCCTGTCCACTCACCACCAAGTACCTCTTGGTGTCCTACAAGTGCAAACCAG aacaCCATCACACAAGACTTGTGTGTGAAAACGAGCGTCTGAGGCTGTTGTGTAAAAACGAGTCTGTCCTCGCCATCTACTCTGCTACATTTGGACACCTGCTTCATGGAAGTCCCAACTGTCCTGAGGAACCAGGATCAAAATCCGACATGG AGTGTTTGTCAGCTGTGGCTCTGAGGAAGGTTTCCCGCAGGTGTCACGGCAGAGAAAACTGTTCAATCTTTGCAGATACTCAAACCTTCGGGGACCCTTGCTTTCCCGGCACCAGGAAACACCTGCGAGTCTCCTTCACTTGTG TGCCCAGATATCTTCTTGAAGATGTGGGTCGAGGGTCGACTGATCCCTTCATGATTTCAGACCTCACACATG GTGGATGGTACACTGGCCCCACCTACAGGCCGCAAAATGTGCTCTTTACCAACTGTCTGGAGATCATTGAAAAACTATTGG GTCTCCCAGAGAGAGTGGCTCTGTACTTTGTCTCTGGTATTTGTGCCGGTCTGGTGTTCCTGCTCTGTCTGTTCGGGCTTCGCTCCACGCTGGTGAGAGATGTTAAAGATCTCGTTTCTGACCTGAACTATCAGCTGAAAGCCTCTCGCAGGCATCGCAAGGACCTCATGGATGACCTCTTTGACGAAGACGTCTCAGACACTTCGTCCTTCCACCACCTCACGCAGACCTACCGCACAACGGAGACTTTCAGCCCGTCCACCTTGTCAGTGGAACTGGTTGAGCGAGAAGTGCAGCAGACCAGAGCTCATCCCAACGGAGACATCTGGCCACAGCTGGACTCTAGTCCTTACGCCATTCACAAGATTAAAACGTACAGCAACTGA
- the clic2 gene encoding chloride intracellular channel protein 2, producing MALRQTSEKEPSIELFIKAGHDGENIGNCPFCQRLFMVLWLKGVKFTVTTVDMRKKPAELKDLAPGTNPPFLLYNGTLKTDFIKIEEFLEQTLAPPRYPHLSPVNKESFDVGSDIFAKFSAFIKNSPNNAPQEKILLREFRRLDEYLNSPLPEEIDHHSAEPVAISRRKFLDGDRLTLADCNLLPKLHVIRVAAKKYCDFEIPAEFTGVWRYLENAYEREEFKQTCPADIEIEKAYFGVAKRK from the exons atGGCACTACGACAAACCTCAGAAAAGGAGCCAAGCATCGAGTTGTTCATTAAG gCTGGGCATGATGGTGAAAACATTGGGAACTGTCCTTTCTGTCAGAGGCTCTTCATGGTGCTGTGGCTAAAAGGAGTCAAGTTTACAGTGACCACTGTTGATATGAGGAA GAAGCCAGCTGAGCTCAAAGACCTGGCCCCGGGGACAAACCCTCCTTTCCTCCTCTACAACGGCACTCTTAAAACAGACTTCATTAAAATTGAGGAGTTCCTTGAACAAACACTTGCCCCTCCCAG GTATCCACATCTCAGCCCGGTGAACAAAGAGTCCTTTGACGTGGGTTcagatatttttgcaaagttcTCCGCTTTCATCAAGAACAGCCCAAACAATGCCC CACAGGAAAAGATTCTCCTGCGAGAGTTTCGGCGTTTGGACGAATACTTAAACAGCCCGCTCCCTGAGGAAATCGACCACCACTCTGCAGAACCCGTCGCCATCTCCAGGAGGAAGTTTCTGGACGGTGACCGTCTCACCTTGGCAGACTGCAACCTGTTGCCCAAGCTGCACGTCATCAGG GTCGCTGCCAAGAAGTACTGCGATTTTGAGATCCCAGCCGAGTTCACAGGAGTCTGGAGGTACCTGGAGAACGCATACGAACGGGAGGAATTCAAACAAACATGTCCGGCCGACATCGAGATCGAGAAGGCTTACTTTGGCGTCGCCAAGCGGaaataa